In Solanum lycopersicum chromosome 5, SLM_r2.1, the following are encoded in one genomic region:
- the LOC101248387 gene encoding uncharacterized protein: MYQQNQEYYHFPCLCCNPHTYIRMVQNMIERCLVVGMDRDECIKTLAIHARIRPLVTLTVWRELIKENKDFFQAYFTNISTPLPSLGFQREPRFGRRKLYYWQ, translated from the exons ATGTATCAACAAAACCAGGAGTACTACCATTTTCCTTGTTTGTGTTGCAACCCTCATACTTACATTAGAATG GTACAAAATATGATCGAGAGGTGCTTAGTGGTTGGGATGGATAGAGATGAATGCATTAAGACACTAGCTATACATGCCAGAATCCGCCCACTCGTAACACTAACAG TGTGGAGAGAGCTTATAAAGGAGAACAAGGACTTCTTTCAAGCATATTTCACAAACATATCAACACCATTACCCTCCTTAG gCTTTCAAAGAGAACCAAGATTTGGGAGAAGGAAACTATATTATTGGCAGTAA